The Pontibacter pudoricolor genome contains a region encoding:
- a CDS encoding exonuclease domain-containing protein, which produces MKRITKKIGLKEELPAPAGTTNETDLNPSHLYAIIDIETTGGQPAQDKITEIAIFIHDGQKVVDKYNTLINPQRPIPYFITQLTGISDEMVQDAPKFYEVAKEIVEFTEGKVFVAHNVRFDYSFIKKEFADLGYTFQRKTLCTVRLSRALIPGLPSYSLGKLCKSIDIDLKQRHRAIGDAEATAVLFDKLIKINRPVVDGNMHMAAESTSQMLKQEIKTSLLPPNISKEQVDNLPMVPGVYYFHNEAGEVIYVGKSINIKKRIIQHFNIDYKSRKSLDFKNNIADITYELMGNELVALLFESAEIKRMKPFYNRQQRRSVFNTGIFVHEDEKGYKRLTYGSINKADNVSMTPLIALSNHYKAKGFLYHKVSKFNLCQKLCDLYKTSGACFDYQVHQCNGACIGKEKPETYNMRVNAAIDSITYEHNSFVITSKGREPGERTIVVVEHGSYLGFGFVDETFSASSLEDFKGAITRYNDNKDVQQIIRNHMRSKHKDKVIIFD; this is translated from the coding sequence TTGAAACGGATTACTAAAAAAATTGGTTTAAAAGAAGAGCTGCCTGCACCTGCCGGCACTACCAACGAAACAGACCTAAATCCGAGTCATTTGTACGCTATAATTGACATTGAGACAACAGGCGGACAGCCTGCTCAGGACAAGATAACCGAGATCGCAATTTTTATACATGACGGACAAAAGGTCGTGGATAAATATAACACGCTCATAAATCCGCAGCGGCCTATCCCCTATTTTATAACCCAGTTAACAGGCATTTCAGACGAGATGGTGCAGGATGCGCCTAAGTTTTACGAAGTAGCCAAAGAGATTGTGGAATTTACGGAAGGCAAAGTGTTTGTAGCACATAACGTACGCTTCGACTACTCTTTCATCAAAAAAGAATTTGCCGACCTGGGCTATACCTTTCAGCGAAAAACACTTTGCACTGTGCGCCTGAGCCGTGCCCTAATTCCGGGATTGCCATCCTATAGTTTGGGGAAGCTCTGCAAAAGCATAGACATAGACCTGAAGCAGCGCCACCGTGCCATTGGAGATGCCGAAGCAACTGCGGTGCTTTTTGATAAACTGATCAAGATTAACCGCCCTGTGGTGGATGGCAACATGCACATGGCTGCCGAAAGCACGTCGCAGATGCTGAAGCAGGAGATCAAAACATCATTGCTGCCGCCCAACATCAGCAAAGAGCAGGTAGATAATCTGCCTATGGTTCCGGGGGTATATTATTTCCACAACGAAGCCGGTGAAGTGATCTATGTTGGCAAAAGCATCAACATCAAAAAGCGCATCATACAGCACTTTAACATTGATTACAAGAGCCGCAAATCGTTAGACTTTAAGAATAACATTGCTGACATAACTTATGAGCTGATGGGCAACGAACTGGTGGCACTGCTGTTTGAGTCGGCGGAGATAAAGCGTATGAAACCGTTTTATAACCGTCAGCAACGCCGCAGCGTGTTTAACACCGGCATATTTGTGCACGAAGACGAGAAGGGCTATAAACGACTGACGTATGGCAGCATTAACAAAGCGGATAATGTGAGCATGACACCGCTCATCGCGCTATCGAACCATTATAAGGCCAAGGGCTTTCTGTACCATAAAGTCAGTAAGTTTAACCTCTGCCAGAAACTGTGCGACCTCTATAAAACCAGTGGCGCCTGTTTTGATTACCAGGTGCACCAGTGCAACGGTGCCTGTATTGGCAAAGAAAAACCAGAAACCTATAACATGCGCGTAAATGCAGCAATAGACTCTATCACCTACGAGCACAACAGCTTTGTAATAACAAGCAAAGGACGTGAACCCGGTGAGCGAACTATAGTTGTAGTGGAGCACGGCTCATACCTCGGTTTCGGTTTTGTAGATGAGACATTCTCAGCCAGCTCTCTCGAAGATTTTAAAGGTGCCATTACCCGCTATAACGACAACAAAGACGTGCAACAGATAATCCGCAACCACATGCGCAGCAAGCACAAAGACAAGGTGATAATCTTTGACTAG
- the fbaA gene encoding class II fructose-bisphosphate aldolase: MEKRFRPGVLFGDEVNELFRYANENKFALPAVNVIGTNSVNAVLETAKAVNSPVIIQFSHGGAQFFAGKGLDNDNQKAAIAGAVSGAQHVHLLAEAYGVPVILHTDHAAKKLLPWIDGLLDAGEKYYAQNGKPLYSSHMLDLSEEEIKENVETCASYLQRMDKIGMTVEIELGVTGGEEDGVDNTGVDSSRLYTQPEEVAYAYEELKKISNRFTIAAAFGNVHGVYKPGNVELRPEILKNSQHYIQQKYSTGTNPVNFVFHGGSGSEKAKISEAIGYGVIKMNIDTDMQWAFWDGVKNYYEGKKDYLQAQLGNPEGKDAPNKKYYDPRVWLRKGEENFIARLKEAFEDLNCLNRNV; encoded by the coding sequence ATGGAAAAAAGATTCAGACCAGGTGTTTTGTTTGGCGATGAGGTAAACGAATTATTCCGTTATGCCAACGAAAATAAGTTTGCCTTGCCGGCGGTTAATGTGATCGGCACAAATTCGGTAAACGCGGTTCTGGAAACGGCCAAAGCGGTAAACTCACCGGTTATTATACAATTCTCGCATGGCGGTGCCCAGTTCTTTGCCGGTAAAGGGTTAGATAATGACAACCAGAAAGCTGCCATTGCCGGCGCTGTTTCTGGAGCGCAACACGTGCACCTTCTGGCCGAAGCATACGGTGTTCCGGTAATCCTACACACCGACCACGCAGCAAAAAAACTGCTTCCGTGGATAGATGGCCTCCTGGATGCCGGTGAAAAATATTATGCACAAAATGGCAAGCCACTCTATAGTTCGCACATGCTCGACCTGTCGGAAGAAGAGATAAAAGAGAACGTAGAAACCTGCGCCAGCTACCTGCAGCGTATGGATAAAATTGGAATGACGGTAGAAATTGAGTTAGGCGTAACAGGCGGCGAAGAAGATGGCGTGGACAATACAGGCGTGGACAGCTCACGTTTATATACCCAACCCGAAGAAGTGGCATATGCTTACGAAGAACTGAAAAAAATAAGTAATCGCTTTACCATTGCTGCGGCTTTTGGTAATGTACATGGCGTGTATAAGCCGGGAAACGTAGAGCTTCGTCCTGAGATTCTGAAAAACTCACAGCATTATATCCAACAGAAATACAGCACAGGTACTAACCCTGTAAACTTTGTTTTCCATGGTGGCTCCGGCTCCGAGAAAGCTAAAATTTCGGAGGCCATTGGCTATGGTGTTATCAAGATGAACATTGATACGGATATGCAGTGGGCATTCTGGGACGGCGTGAAGAATTACTACGAAGGCAAAAAAGATTACCTGCAGGCACAGCTTGGCAACCCAGAAGGCAAGGACGCTCCAAATAAGAAATATTACGACCCGAGAGTCTGGCTGCGAAAAGGTGAAGAGAATTTCATTGCCCGTCTCAAAGAGGCTTTCGAAGACCTGAATTGCTTGAACAGAAACGTTTAG
- a CDS encoding AI-2E family transporter produces MEIKLPPYLKYTIIILGIILLIWLMQLFKSVLVPFAFAVLFAMLLLPLVHDLEKKVKIPRPFAILLSLVLVVAVLGMILWFISVQVLSLTSELDTIGNNVGDLVDKVQLFLFNKFGIVPSNRSDLVRNAIGSLQDIATTFLGNTISMTTGAIAAFTIVPIFVFCLLYYRDHLQQFMFQFVAKDRRSSIIQTVTNIQQVVQSYISGLMIVIVIVSLLNSAGLLLLGVKYAIFFGIFASILTIIPYIGILIGALLPALFTLAATGHLIDAVLVVFVFMFVQFLEGNFITPLIVGSKVSINPFAAIVALLVGGEIWGASGMILSIPLIAIMKVIFDAYEPLKPFGFLLADVDDVAPKKHAKVTNWFMEIWNGLGRGKRRDNDDQNKAA; encoded by the coding sequence ATGGAAATAAAATTACCTCCCTATTTAAAATATACCATCATCATCCTTGGTATCATCCTGCTCATCTGGCTTATGCAACTGTTTAAGTCGGTGCTGGTGCCTTTTGCCTTTGCCGTGTTATTTGCCATGCTTTTGTTGCCGCTGGTGCATGACCTGGAGAAAAAAGTAAAGATACCCCGTCCGTTCGCCATATTATTGAGCCTTGTGCTGGTGGTGGCAGTACTTGGTATGATCCTCTGGTTTATCTCGGTGCAAGTATTAAGCCTTACATCAGAGCTTGATACAATTGGTAACAATGTAGGTGACCTGGTAGATAAGGTGCAGCTTTTCCTGTTCAACAAGTTCGGGATTGTACCCTCCAACAGAAGTGATCTGGTGCGTAATGCCATTGGTAGCTTACAGGATATCGCCACTACTTTCCTGGGGAATACTATTTCCATGACCACAGGCGCAATCGCGGCCTTTACTATAGTTCCGATTTTTGTTTTCTGCCTGCTTTATTACCGCGACCACCTGCAGCAGTTCATGTTTCAGTTTGTAGCAAAAGACCGCCGCAGCAGCATTATTCAGACAGTAACCAACATACAGCAAGTAGTGCAGAGCTATATTTCAGGGCTGATGATCGTAATCGTGATCGTATCGTTGCTGAACTCAGCCGGTTTGCTTCTTCTGGGCGTAAAATACGCTATTTTCTTTGGCATTTTCGCTTCTATTCTTACTATCATTCCTTATATCGGTATCCTAATTGGAGCTTTGTTGCCTGCACTGTTTACCCTGGCTGCTACAGGCCATCTAATCGATGCTGTGCTGGTAGTGTTTGTTTTCATGTTCGTTCAGTTCCTGGAAGGTAATTTTATAACGCCTCTTATAGTCGGATCTAAAGTTAGCATCAACCCGTTTGCGGCTATAGTTGCGCTACTTGTCGGCGGAGAGATCTGGGGCGCTTCCGGTATGATTCTATCCATCCCCCTTATTGCGATAATGAAGGTTATATTCGATGCCTATGAACCGCTGAAGCCCTTCGGATTTCTGTTAGCGGATGTAGACGATGTAGCTCCTAAAAAACATGCAAAAGTCACAAACTGGTTTATGGAGATCTGGAACGGGTTAGGGCGTGGCAAACGCAGGGATAACGATGACCAGAACAAAGCCGCTTAA
- a CDS encoding tetratricopeptide repeat protein, which yields MKRKLQVWMFFLMLGLAGAPMVAVAGKGSTEQLLKKAEELMVSYRDSEALAMYEEVLQVAPDNYTALCKASYLNCRIGERVTDEGTKIAFYLKGKEYASRAYELNPADAESNYAMAVSLGAMAMVSGPKQRLAGITQMKSFLDAALASNKEHAGAWHLLGRWYFKMANLNFAEAAASKMFFGGVCGEATNEKAADAIQTAIKYNPVNIQYYYDLAMVYKELKSKESCTETLKQAIALDVTTRDELELARRCKIMLQEYSK from the coding sequence ATGAAGCGAAAACTTCAGGTGTGGATGTTCTTTTTGATGCTCGGGCTGGCAGGTGCGCCTATGGTTGCAGTTGCAGGTAAGGGTAGTACAGAACAGCTACTAAAGAAGGCGGAAGAGTTGATGGTAAGTTACCGGGACAGCGAAGCACTGGCCATGTATGAGGAGGTGCTTCAGGTTGCCCCGGATAACTATACAGCACTTTGCAAAGCCAGCTACCTGAATTGCCGCATCGGTGAGCGGGTTACGGATGAAGGAACCAAGATCGCTTTTTATCTGAAAGGAAAAGAATATGCCAGCCGTGCGTATGAGCTTAACCCTGCTGATGCAGAATCAAACTATGCGATGGCAGTATCGTTAGGCGCGATGGCCATGGTTTCCGGACCTAAACAACGCCTGGCGGGTATTACTCAAATGAAGTCTTTTCTGGATGCAGCGCTTGCAAGTAATAAAGAACATGCCGGTGCATGGCACTTGCTGGGCAGGTGGTACTTTAAAATGGCGAATCTGAACTTTGCTGAAGCAGCGGCCTCTAAAATGTTTTTTGGTGGCGTGTGCGGCGAAGCAACGAACGAGAAAGCAGCCGATGCGATACAAACAGCTATAAAGTATAACCCCGTGAATATCCAGTATTATTACGACCTGGCTATGGTTTACAAAGAACTGAAAAGTAAAGAGTCCTGCACGGAAACGCTGAAACAGGCCATAGCTTTGGATGTTACCACCCGGGACGAACTTGAATTAGCCCGGCGCTGTAAGATCATGTTACAGGAGTATTCAAAATAA
- a CDS encoding DNA topoisomerase IV subunit B produces MAELEHNYNEDSIRSLEPREHIRLRPGMYIGKLGDGSSADDGIYILVKEVIDNSIDEHVMGYGKTIDIKISDHKVQVRDYGRGIPLGKVIDCVSKINTGGKYDSKAFQKSVGLNGVGTKAVNALSSYFRIQSVRDGKVKAAEFERGVITDDIEIQDSSQRNGTLTIFTPDDTIFKNYQFNPEYLENQIWNYVYLNAGLTINFNGKKFYSENGLLDLLRNKSDEESMRYPIIHLKGPDIEMALSHGNDYGEEYYSFVNGQYTTMGGTHLAAFRTAIVKTIREVYKKDYDAADIRASIIGAISLRVQEPVFESQTKTKLGSIDMGPDGPTVNAYINDFIKEHLDNYLRKNSETFEALKKRIEQSERERKDMAGVKKLANQRAKKANLHNRKLRDCRLHFNEDKHENALNSTLFITEGDSASGSITKSRNVDTEAVFSLRGKPLNCYGLKKKVVYENEEFNLLQHALNIEEGLEGLRYNRVVIATDADVDGMHIRLLLLTFFLQFFPDLVRNGHVFILETPLFRVRNKKETIYCYNESEKQEAIQKLGKRPEITRFKGLGEISPDEFGKFIGDNIKLKPVILQKDTTIQKMLSYYMGKNTPERQQFIIENLKFEKDIVEEIYA; encoded by the coding sequence ATGGCAGAGTTAGAGCACAATTATAACGAAGACAGCATTCGCTCGCTGGAGCCGCGCGAGCACATCAGGTTACGCCCTGGTATGTACATCGGCAAGTTGGGAGACGGTTCTTCGGCCGATGACGGTATTTATATTTTGGTGAAAGAGGTAATCGATAACTCCATTGACGAACACGTGATGGGGTATGGCAAGACTATCGACATCAAAATATCAGACCACAAGGTACAGGTGCGCGACTATGGTCGTGGTATTCCGCTGGGTAAAGTAATTGATTGCGTTAGCAAGATTAACACCGGTGGTAAATACGACAGCAAAGCGTTCCAGAAATCAGTTGGTCTGAACGGGGTTGGTACAAAAGCAGTAAACGCTCTTTCCAGTTACTTCCGTATCCAGTCGGTGCGCGATGGAAAGGTGAAAGCGGCAGAGTTTGAGCGCGGCGTTATAACAGATGATATAGAGATTCAGGACTCGTCTCAGCGCAATGGTACGCTTACTATTTTTACGCCGGATGACACGATCTTCAAGAACTACCAGTTTAACCCGGAATACTTAGAGAACCAGATCTGGAACTATGTATACCTGAACGCTGGCTTAACTATAAACTTCAACGGTAAAAAGTTTTATTCTGAAAATGGTCTCCTGGACCTGCTTCGCAATAAATCCGATGAAGAAAGCATGCGATACCCGATCATCCACCTGAAAGGGCCGGATATTGAAATGGCGCTGTCGCATGGCAACGATTATGGTGAGGAATACTATAGTTTCGTGAATGGGCAGTACACTACAATGGGTGGTACGCACCTGGCTGCTTTCAGAACAGCTATAGTTAAGACCATCCGTGAGGTTTATAAAAAAGATTACGATGCCGCTGATATCCGTGCTTCTATTATAGGTGCTATTTCGCTGCGTGTGCAGGAACCGGTGTTCGAGTCGCAGACCAAGACCAAGCTGGGTTCTATAGATATGGGACCTGATGGCCCAACGGTGAACGCTTACATCAATGACTTCATTAAGGAGCATCTGGATAACTATTTAAGAAAGAATAGTGAAACTTTTGAGGCCCTGAAGAAGCGAATTGAGCAGAGTGAGCGGGAGCGCAAGGACATGGCAGGCGTTAAGAAACTGGCGAACCAGCGTGCTAAAAAAGCAAACCTGCACAACCGTAAGCTGCGTGATTGCCGACTGCATTTTAACGAAGACAAGCACGAAAATGCACTAAACTCTACACTCTTTATAACAGAGGGTGACTCGGCAAGTGGTTCTATCACCAAATCGAGAAACGTAGATACGGAAGCTGTTTTTAGTTTGCGTGGTAAGCCGTTGAACTGCTATGGCCTGAAGAAGAAAGTAGTTTACGAGAACGAGGAGTTTAACCTGCTGCAACACGCGCTTAACATTGAAGAAGGCCTGGAAGGCTTACGCTACAACCGTGTAGTAATTGCTACCGATGCCGACGTGGATGGTATGCACATTCGTCTGCTGCTGCTTACCTTCTTCCTGCAGTTCTTCCCGGACCTTGTTCGTAACGGACACGTTTTTATATTAGAAACTCCGCTTTTCAGGGTAAGAAACAAGAAAGAAACGATTTACTGTTACAACGAATCTGAGAAGCAGGAAGCCATCCAGAAACTGGGCAAGCGACCTGAGATTACCCGATTTAAAGGGTTAGGAGAGATCTCTCCGGATGAGTTTGGCAAGTTTATCGGCGATAACATTAAGCTGAAGCCGGTAATTTTGCAGAAGGATACCACGATCCAGAAAATGCTGAGCTACTACATGGGCAAGAACACGCCGGAACGTCAGCAGTTCATCATTGAGAATTTGAAGTTTGAGAAAGATATAGTTGAAGAGATTTATGCATAA
- the otsB gene encoding trehalose-phosphatase: MTNISRTEIQKREASELPSVSNHLSKLLENKKPAVFLDYDGCLTPIVKQPEMAVLSPDMRDVLAKLAAVCPVAIVSGRDRQNVQQLVQLDNLYYAGSHGFDISGPDGMHSEPGGAAEILPILDAVDKILKDELKEVHGALVERKRYAIAVHFRNVADEQVTIVEQVVDAVLSRFPQLKKGLGKKIYELKPNLAWHKGEAVLWLLDTLHLNKPEVVPIYIGDDITDEDAFASLQEIGVGILVGAHENKTAASYSLQDVEEVKVFLQKLTELVKSDQEA; encoded by the coding sequence ATGACAAATATTTCTCGCACAGAAATACAGAAACGCGAAGCATCTGAACTACCCTCTGTTAGTAACCATCTGAGTAAACTACTAGAAAATAAAAAACCGGCTGTTTTTCTGGACTACGACGGCTGCCTGACGCCCATTGTTAAACAACCCGAAATGGCAGTGCTGAGTCCTGATATGCGGGATGTTTTGGCAAAACTGGCAGCGGTTTGCCCGGTAGCTATAGTTAGCGGCCGCGACCGGCAAAATGTACAGCAACTGGTACAATTGGATAACCTTTATTATGCAGGCTCCCATGGTTTCGATATTTCTGGTCCGGATGGTATGCACTCTGAACCGGGAGGAGCAGCCGAAATTTTGCCCATCCTGGATGCAGTAGATAAAATACTGAAAGATGAATTGAAAGAAGTGCATGGTGCTTTAGTGGAGCGAAAGCGGTACGCTATTGCCGTGCATTTCAGAAATGTTGCCGACGAACAGGTAACTATAGTTGAGCAGGTCGTTGATGCCGTTTTGAGCCGTTTTCCGCAGTTAAAGAAAGGGCTGGGTAAAAAGATTTACGAACTAAAGCCAAACCTTGCCTGGCATAAGGGTGAAGCAGTGCTATGGTTGTTGGATACCTTACACCTGAACAAGCCAGAAGTAGTGCCGATCTATATCGGTGATGATATTACGGATGAAGATGCTTTTGCCTCGCTACAGGAAATTGGAGTAGGAATATTGGTTGGCGCCCACGAAAATAAAACCGCTGCCAGCTATAGTTTACAAGATGTGGAAGAGGTAAAGGTTTTTCTGCAGAAACTGACAGAACTGGTAAAAAGTGATCAGGAAGCTTAA
- a CDS encoding DNA gyrase/topoisomerase IV subunit A, with protein MHNDDINEELHQYEEEEQEVAFTDGEEEVIHNITPVSGLYENWFLDYASYVILERAVPAIEDGLKPVQRRIMHAMKEMDDGRFNKVANVIGQTMQYHPHGDASIGDAMVNLGQKDLLIETQGNWGDVRTGDSAAAPRYIEARLSKFALDVVFNPQTTVWQLSYDGRKNEPVTLPVKFPLLLAQGVEGIAVGLSTKIMPHNFKELIKGSIDVLKGRSTMLMPDFPNGGMVDVTNYNSGMRGGKLRVRATIEKVDKTMLIIRDVPYGITTTGLMESIVKASENNKIKIKKVIDNTAANVEIQVQLPPGVSPDLTMDALYAFTDCEVSISPNTCVIIDDKPNFLSVDELLRISTFKTVDLLKRELEIRKGELEDKWHYSSLEKIFIENRIYRDIEECETWEAVLQAIDKGLDPYKKLLRREVTEEDIIRLTEIRIKRISKYDSFKADEYINKLEEEMAEVDDNLANLIRYAIAYFEGLLKKYGQGRDRKTQIKTFDVITAQKVAIANQKLYMNAKDGFIGTSLRKDEFVCDCSDMDDIIVFRKDGKFTVTKVADKTFVGKDIIMAGVYNKNDEHMVYNMIYMDGKSGVSFAKRFAVKSITRDKEYDLTKGEKGSKVHYLTANPNSESEVVSITLAPQSTARIKQFDFDFADLMIKGKGSNGNIVTKYSIKKVVQKSLGDSTLGGREIFYDEVIGRLNTEARGRYLGSFNTDDTILVIYEDGTYEQTTFDLSNHYTVEKIKVLQKFDPELVVSTIYYEGDNKTYYVKRFKIETSTVGKKFTFISESKNSRLEAVSTHPEPLADIKFKRSLRGEKESEKILLSEFIDVKGWKAMGNKLNYFKIFDVSVPRQEIVEYEEDKPKAKKAAAKREPVTLPTELKELAEEAARVSGTQPEAIVDVEDTIQENSAKKALKEKKQLNLF; from the coding sequence ATGCATAACGACGATATAAACGAAGAATTGCACCAATACGAAGAGGAAGAACAGGAAGTTGCGTTTACAGATGGCGAAGAAGAAGTCATCCATAACATAACGCCTGTCTCCGGATTATACGAAAACTGGTTTCTCGATTATGCTTCTTATGTAATTCTGGAGCGTGCCGTACCAGCAATTGAGGACGGTCTGAAGCCAGTGCAGCGCCGTATCATGCACGCCATGAAAGAGATGGACGATGGTCGCTTTAACAAGGTGGCCAACGTGATCGGTCAGACGATGCAGTACCACCCGCACGGTGATGCTTCAATTGGCGATGCCATGGTAAACCTCGGGCAAAAAGATCTTTTAATAGAAACACAGGGTAACTGGGGCGATGTACGAACTGGCGATAGTGCGGCAGCACCACGTTATATCGAGGCGCGTCTTTCCAAATTTGCGTTGGATGTAGTTTTTAACCCGCAGACAACCGTTTGGCAGCTTAGCTACGACGGCCGTAAGAATGAGCCTGTAACATTGCCTGTAAAATTTCCGCTGCTGCTGGCACAGGGTGTGGAAGGTATTGCCGTAGGTTTGTCTACCAAGATAATGCCGCACAACTTTAAGGAGCTGATAAAAGGTTCTATTGATGTGCTGAAAGGCCGTAGCACCATGCTGATGCCTGACTTCCCGAACGGTGGTATGGTAGACGTGACCAACTATAATTCGGGTATGCGTGGCGGTAAGCTGCGTGTGCGTGCAACTATAGAAAAGGTTGATAAGACCATGCTCATTATCCGTGATGTGCCTTACGGAATTACTACTACTGGCCTGATGGAATCGATCGTGAAAGCGAGCGAGAACAATAAGATCAAGATCAAAAAGGTAATAGATAACACAGCTGCCAATGTAGAGATACAGGTTCAGTTACCGCCAGGGGTTTCTCCTGACTTAACAATGGACGCGCTTTACGCCTTCACGGATTGTGAAGTGTCTATCTCTCCGAACACCTGTGTGATCATTGATGATAAGCCGAACTTCCTGAGCGTTGATGAACTGCTGCGTATTTCTACTTTCAAAACGGTAGACCTGCTGAAGCGTGAGCTCGAGATCCGCAAAGGTGAGCTGGAAGACAAGTGGCATTACTCTTCACTAGAGAAAATCTTTATCGAGAACCGCATTTATCGTGATATCGAAGAGTGCGAAACCTGGGAAGCTGTGCTGCAGGCTATCGATAAAGGCCTGGACCCTTATAAGAAACTACTTCGCCGCGAGGTGACGGAAGAAGATATCATTCGCCTGACAGAAATAAGAATCAAGCGAATCTCTAAGTATGACTCTTTCAAAGCGGATGAATACATTAATAAGCTGGAAGAGGAAATGGCTGAGGTGGATGACAACCTGGCGAACCTGATCCGTTATGCAATTGCGTACTTCGAAGGCTTATTGAAAAAGTATGGCCAGGGACGTGACCGTAAAACGCAGATCAAAACGTTTGATGTCATTACAGCACAGAAGGTAGCTATTGCCAACCAGAAGCTATACATGAATGCCAAAGACGGTTTTATCGGTACCAGTTTGCGCAAAGACGAATTTGTGTGTGATTGCTCTGATATGGACGATATCATCGTGTTCCGTAAGGATGGCAAGTTTACGGTAACCAAAGTAGCTGACAAGACCTTCGTTGGTAAAGACATCATTATGGCTGGCGTTTATAACAAGAACGACGAGCACATGGTGTATAACATGATTTACATGGATGGTAAATCCGGTGTGTCGTTTGCAAAACGCTTTGCTGTGAAGTCCATAACTCGTGATAAGGAATACGACCTGACGAAAGGAGAGAAGGGCTCGAAAGTACATTACCTGACAGCCAACCCAAACTCTGAATCAGAAGTAGTAAGCATTACACTTGCGCCTCAGTCAACAGCCCGTATCAAGCAGTTTGATTTTGACTTTGCCGATCTGATGATCAAAGGCAAAGGCTCGAACGGTAACATCGTCACGAAATACTCGATCAAGAAGGTAGTACAAAAGAGCCTGGGCGATTCTACGCTGGGTGGTCGTGAGATCTTCTACGATGAAGTGATCGGTCGTCTGAATACGGAAGCACGTGGTCGTTACCTGGGCTCATTCAATACGGATGATACAATCCTGGTGATCTATGAGGATGGTACGTATGAGCAGACTACGTTTGACTTAAGCAACCATTATACGGTTGAGAAGATCAAGGTGCTGCAGAAGTTCGACCCAGAGCTGGTTGTATCAACGATTTATTACGAAGGGGACAATAAAACCTATTATGTGAAGCGTTTCAAGATCGAAACTTCTACAGTTGGAAAGAAATTCACCTTTATTTCAGAAAGCAAGAACTCAAGACTGGAAGCTGTATCTACACATCCGGAACCTTTGGCAGATATCAAATTCAAGCGAAGCCTGCGTGGTGAAAAAGAATCAGAAAAAATTCTGCTTAGCGAATTTATTGATGTAAAAGGCTGGAAAGCAATGGGTAACAAGCTCAATTACTTCAAGATCTTCGATGTGTCGGTTCCGAGACAGGAGATAGTGGAGTATGAGGAAGACAAGCCTAAAGCAAAGAAAGCAGCTGCTAAACGAGAACCGGTTACGTTACCTACTGAGCTTAAGGAACTTGCAGAAGAAGCAGCCCGCGTAAGCGGAACTCAACCAGAAGCGATTGTAGACGTAGAAGATACTATACAAGAAAATAGTGCAAAAAAGGCACTTAAAGAAAAGAAACAATTAAATCTGTTCTAA